The nucleotide window GTCTCCTATTTTTCGCCCTTGGGTACTCCCTCAATGGTTTCGAGATTTACCGAAAGATCAACCCCTTGCTGTAATTTGTTTAACCGCTCATCGCAGTCCGATCGCAGCAAAACAGTTGGTTAAAGCGGGATTTCCTCAAGTTTATAACATTACGGGTGGCATGAGGGAATGGTGGCGATTAGAATTTTTAACCTCCAAAAATTAATTCTGTAACTCGTTGTTACAACCAGATTAATTATTCCTCCTAAAACGATATATCGTGTTATATTAAAATTAGATTACGATATATCGCATTATTCACTTTTCAGGAGTTAGAAAAAATGTTTGGACTATTTCCAAAGCATGGTTTGACACCGGCTTTCGCTGGAGAAGGTTTTGAGCGTCCCTTGTTTGCTGTAGAAGGAGGAAGACAGTTTAGACATGGGGGTAGAAGAGGAAGACATAACTGTCGTACTCGTCGAGGTGAGATTAAATTTATTTTGCTCTCTTTGCTGTCTGAACGTCCCCGACATGGTTATGAGTTAATCAAAGAACTAGAAGACCGTTATGGCGGTTTCCGTCGTCTGAGTCCGGGGTCAGTCTATCCAACTCTTCAGTTGTTAGAGGAAGGAGGGTATCTAACCAGTGAACAAATAGAAGGCAAACGGGTTTATACCATTACCGAGAGTGGAAAACAGTTATTAGCCCAACGAATTGAACAAACCGAGGAGGAAACACCACTAGATGATTACTATAATCAAGTCATTAATCAACCCTCTGAATTGATTGAATTGAGTAAAGCGTTAAGCCAACTTAATGATGCTGTGAAACAAATGGCAAATAGTGGTAATTTGCAGCAAATCGATCGCGTCCGAGAGCGTATAATTGAGTTAAAACGGGAAATTTATCGAATGCTAGCAGAACAATAAATCTTGCCAAATGTCGGAGGACATTAGTCATGATCGGAAAATATGAATTGGGAAGAAAAATAACAAATCGTGTTTTGGGAATCGATCGCTGCTTATTCCCTGGTATGACGGTTTTATTAGTAGGAACTTTAGGGACTCTAGTTTTAGCACCGATTTTAATTCCGGCAGTGAAAAAAGTGGGCCATTCTTTAGCTAAAGCGACAGTTAAAGGAGGTATTATTGCTTATGAAGGAACTCAAGAACTCCTAGAGGAAGCCAAAGCTGAACTAGCTACAACTCAGCCTAAAACCTTAAGCTAACCCGATTGTAGAGGCGTTATCAATTTCAATATAAAATTGCAACGTCTCTATAAAAATTGAATTTAAAAAAAGCTTGACATTATATTCTTATATGGTTATATTATGAATTAATAAAATAAAACCGAATTAGATCCAGCCCATCAGGTTTTATGACCAGGATTATGGCTAAAACAGCCATCAAGGAGGTGAATATGGGCAAGTTATTTGACGAACTCGAAAAAGATATTTTATATCAACACGGGATGAATGCGTGTCTTAATTGTGGAGTGTGTACCGCCGTTTGTCCGGCAGCAGAGTTTAATGATTATTCTCCTAGAGAAGTCATGAATACGGTTCAATCTGAAGATGACGAATTAATTGAAGAATTACTCAAATCAGATAAAATTTGGTATTGTGGACAGTGCTTTTCCTGTAAAACTCGATGTCCTAGAGGCAACAGCACCGCTTCGGTTATTCTGGCGTTACGTCGTTTATCTATTCGTTATGGTTACTTTGCCGAATCAGAAAAAGGAAGACAACAATTAATTGCCAAGCGTGTATTTGGGGAAAATATGCTCAAACGAGGCTATACTTTATTAGCTGAAAATATATCCCCCTCTCACTTCCCAGAATTAGGAGAAAATTGGGAATATTATTACACTCACATGAAAGAAATGCGTCAATGGTGGGATGTACCGATGGATTTAGAAAATAGTCCAGGTTCTCATCGTGTCATTCCAGAAAAAGATTTACAAGAACTTCGGGCAATTTATCAAACTACAGGGGCAATTTCTTTAATGGATGCAGTTGAAAAAGGCATGGAAAAAAAACTCGGTAACAAAGCCGAAGTTGAGAAATATTGGCAAACTTGGTTAGAAACTGGTGATAGCAGAAATTACGAACTGAAATAAGGAAAGAAATTATGAAATTAGCCGGAAAAGTCAAAGCTTGGGAAAAACATCAAAAAACTGTGCCAACGGTAGATGAACCGGGTGGCAAACTTTGGGGCGCTTTTCGGAGTTGTTTTCTTCAAAGTGCCGCTCCCTACACAGAAGGAATTGCCTATAAAATTTTAAAAAATGATCTAGGTATAGAAATACGAGAAGCCCCCGGACATACTTCTTGTGGCGCAATTGGCTATCACGGTGATGTGTCAAACTTAGAAACCCAGATGGTTGTAGCCGCGAGAAACTTTTCTATTGCCCATTATGAACAAGAGGTTGATAATCTTTTCTCCTTTTGTGTCACCTCTTTTGCCAACTACACAGAAGTGATTAAACTTTGGGAAGAAGAACCACAATTAAGGGAATATACCGAAAAAATCTTAAAAGAAACCACAGGAAGAGAATTTTGGATTCCTCATGTATCGGGTGGCCGTCCTTCTGTGGTTCATGCGTCCGATGTATTTTTTGCTAATCGCCATAAATTAGCCGCCAAAGCCAAATATAGCTTAAAAGGAATTAAAGCGACCGATCATGTCGGCTGTCACTACGCCAAAATTTTCCCAGAAGAAGCAATGGGGGGGGCAGAGTTTCCCCAGGTATTGGTAGGGATATTAGAAGCCTTTGGGGCTGAAGTTGTGGACTACCCGGAACGGCGACACTGTTGTGGGATGGGTTTTCGTCAATGTGCTTTCCCTGAAAATCGAGACTATACCGCCGGTTCGGTTTATAAAAAAATGAAGAGTCTTCAACAAACTCACCCAGATTGTAAGTTAATCCTGACTAATTGTCCGGGTTGTACGGTGTTTCTGGATGCTGAACAGGGAACGATTAAAGATGTTTTAGAGGAAGAGTTTAATGTCTGCGTTCTCGATTATGCTCAGTTAACGGGTCTTTTGTTGGGATATGATCCGTTTAAGGATTGTGGATTAAATGCTAAAGCAGTGGCTATAGAACCTTTATTGGATCAGATTGGTATTCCTTATGATAAATCTAAGACCTTTGAGGAGCGTAGAAGACCTTTTTAATCTTCTTTGCGCCTTTTGTTAATAATTGTCCGCAGATGTTCTGCTCCCGCAGGGGCGAAGCCTACGCGGATGGACGCGGATGAGTTGCTTGTCACTAACTTAAGTGTATTGATGATATGGGATTTAGTAAAGGTGCTGGGTTGTCACCTCGTCAAACCTACAAAATAATTAGCATTAAAACATAATTTTGTCAAGGTAAAACCATGAGTAAAACTGTAGTAATCATCGGAGGCGGTGTTGCAGGAATGGCCGCCGCAGCTAAACTTCAATTATTCGGACACCAGGTGATTTTAATTGAAAAAGAAAAAGAACTCGGAGGTCAAGTTAAACATTGGTATAAAGTCTTTCCTGATTTTACAAAAGGGTCGGAAATTATTGCTAAATTGAAAGGAGAATTAAAGGGGACAAGAATTTTAACTAATACAACTGTCACTCATATTGAAGGGTCAGCCCCAAATTTTGCGGTGCTTACTTCTAGGGGAGAAAAAATTGAGGCTGGTGCTATTTTAGTGGCTACAGGGTTTAAACATTTTGACGCTTCTTTTAAGGAAGAATATGGCTATGGAATTTATGATAATTGTATCACTTCCGTAGAACTGAGTGAGATGCTTAAACATCAAAAGGTAACAACAACTACCGGCAAAATTCCTCAAAAAATAGCCATGATTCATTGTGTTGGATCGCGGGATCAGAAGGTGAATAATAACTATTGTTCTAGGGTTTGTTGTACGAATGGAATTAAAGACGCAATCGAAATTAAAACCCTGATTCCAGATTGTAATATTTACTGTTTATACATGGATATTCGGGTATTTGGACGGGGTTATGAGGAACTTTACCGCACTTCTCAAGAAAAATATGGCATTCAGTTCATTCGAGGCCGACTTTCAGAAGCCAATGAAAAACCCGATAGAAGTTTATTGTTAAAAGTAGAGGACACTTTAATCGGAAAACCCATGAAATTGAGTGTAGATTTAGTCGTGTTAATGGTGGGAATGGAAGGCAATACAGAATTATCTGAAGTCGCCGGTTTAACCGTTGGTTGCGATCGCTTTTATGCGACGGTTCATCAACAATATTCTAACAATTGTTCTCCCCAACCCGGAATTTTTCTAGCTGGGGCAGCGACCGGCCCAAAAGCGATTATGGAATCCATTACTGATGGTCGATCTGCCGCCGCAGAAATAGCTGCATTTTTAGCCAATTCGACAGAGATAGAATCCTCTATTTCTAATGGACATTTAATTGTCCCCGTAGGGAGTTTAGTACAGTAAAGGACAAAACGATGGCAGTTAAAAAATGTTTTTTTGGCATTAAAACGGATCGTCAAGTTGACGGCGATCGCATGAATCCCACAGTCATGAATAAAGTTCTCACAGAAGGGGGAGAAAGTGTTTCTGTTGCCGCTTGTATGCAGTGTGGAACTTGTAGCGGAGGTTGTCCCAATGTGGATAAGATGGATCTTTCACCTCGAAATTTAGTATTAATGGTTCAAAGAGGAGAATGGGAAAAAGTTCTTAAAAGTAACACTTTATGGTTATGTACCTCTTGTCATACTTGTACCTCTAGATG belongs to Gloeothece citriformis PCC 7424 and includes:
- a CDS encoding PadR family transcriptional regulator, whose amino-acid sequence is MFGLFPKHGLTPAFAGEGFERPLFAVEGGRQFRHGGRRGRHNCRTRRGEIKFILLSLLSERPRHGYELIKELEDRYGGFRRLSPGSVYPTLQLLEEGGYLTSEQIEGKRVYTITESGKQLLAQRIEQTEEETPLDDYYNQVINQPSELIELSKALSQLNDAVKQMANSGNLQQIDRVRERIIELKREIYRMLAEQ
- a CDS encoding heterodisulfide reductase-related iron-sulfur binding cluster codes for the protein MKLAGKVKAWEKHQKTVPTVDEPGGKLWGAFRSCFLQSAAPYTEGIAYKILKNDLGIEIREAPGHTSCGAIGYHGDVSNLETQMVVAARNFSIAHYEQEVDNLFSFCVTSFANYTEVIKLWEEEPQLREYTEKILKETTGREFWIPHVSGGRPSVVHASDVFFANRHKLAAKAKYSLKGIKATDHVGCHYAKIFPEEAMGGAEFPQVLVGILEAFGAEVVDYPERRHCCGMGFRQCAFPENRDYTAGSVYKKMKSLQQTHPDCKLILTNCPGCTVFLDAEQGTIKDVLEEEFNVCVLDYAQLTGLLLGYDPFKDCGLNAKAVAIEPLLDQIGIPYDKSKTFEERRRPF
- a CDS encoding 4Fe-4S dicluster domain-containing protein translates to MGKLFDELEKDILYQHGMNACLNCGVCTAVCPAAEFNDYSPREVMNTVQSEDDELIEELLKSDKIWYCGQCFSCKTRCPRGNSTASVILALRRLSIRYGYFAESEKGRQQLIAKRVFGENMLKRGYTLLAENISPSHFPELGENWEYYYTHMKEMRQWWDVPMDLENSPGSHRVIPEKDLQELRAIYQTTGAISLMDAVEKGMEKKLGNKAEVEKYWQTWLETGDSRNYELK
- a CDS encoding FAD-dependent oxidoreductase, whose amino-acid sequence is MSKTVVIIGGGVAGMAAAAKLQLFGHQVILIEKEKELGGQVKHWYKVFPDFTKGSEIIAKLKGELKGTRILTNTTVTHIEGSAPNFAVLTSRGEKIEAGAILVATGFKHFDASFKEEYGYGIYDNCITSVELSEMLKHQKVTTTTGKIPQKIAMIHCVGSRDQKVNNNYCSRVCCTNGIKDAIEIKTLIPDCNIYCLYMDIRVFGRGYEELYRTSQEKYGIQFIRGRLSEANEKPDRSLLLKVEDTLIGKPMKLSVDLVVLMVGMEGNTELSEVAGLTVGCDRFYATVHQQYSNNCSPQPGIFLAGAATGPKAIMESITDGRSAAAEIAAFLANSTEIESSISNGHLIVPVGSLVQ
- a CDS encoding rhodanese-like domain-containing protein, whose amino-acid sequence is MKIDSSNPYVVDLSPEEFLHLPQRPLLIDVRFSLEYRASHVPNAVNLSLPRILMGMSPIFRPWVLPQWFRDLPKDQPLAVICLTAHRSPIAAKQLVKAGFPQVYNITGGMREWWRLEFLTSKN